Proteins encoded by one window of Deinococcus sedimenti:
- a CDS encoding DMT family transporter → MSARTRGVLLLIVVTCLWGSTFAVVKTLGQLLPAADLIFWRFLIASVALLPLVVWTRRLRPAGDGAARRPDGWRQRELWRDGFLLGAWLIAGYGTQTIALQSTSANRAAFFTALSVVLVPLWLVVAQRRRMPPMLWGALPLAVAGLALLSWEGGALVGGDAWALACAVTYAGFIVTLERMADRHAALPFTAAQVLSVTVLALVWMLLSGPVALPPAAAWGPLLYLGVAATAATTLLQTIGQRSVSAAEASLIYALEPVTATAFSFVMIGEQVGWRGALGGALVVVATVLSQRADAPHAETPSVQVE, encoded by the coding sequence ATGTCTGCCCGTACTCGTGGTGTGCTCCTGCTGATCGTGGTGACCTGCCTGTGGGGCAGTACGTTCGCGGTGGTCAAGACGCTGGGGCAGCTGCTGCCCGCGGCGGATCTGATCTTCTGGCGGTTCCTGATCGCGTCAGTGGCGCTGCTGCCCCTGGTGGTGTGGACGCGCCGACTGCGGCCTGCGGGTGACGGCGCGGCGCGTCGGCCGGACGGGTGGCGGCAGAGGGAGCTGTGGCGGGACGGTTTTCTGCTGGGCGCGTGGTTGATCGCGGGGTACGGCACGCAGACGATTGCGCTGCAGTCCACGTCCGCGAACCGCGCGGCGTTCTTCACGGCGCTGAGTGTGGTGCTGGTGCCGCTGTGGCTGGTCGTCGCGCAGCGTCGCCGCATGCCGCCCATGCTGTGGGGGGCGCTGCCGCTGGCGGTGGCGGGCCTGGCGCTGCTGTCGTGGGAGGGCGGGGCGCTGGTGGGGGGGGACGCGTGGGCGCTGGCGTGCGCCGTGACGTACGCGGGCTTCATCGTGACGCTGGAACGCATGGCGGACCGGCACGCGGCGTTGCCGTTCACGGCCGCGCAGGTCCTGAGCGTGACGGTCCTGGCGCTGGTGTGGATGCTGCTGAGCGGTCCCGTGGCCCTGCCCCCGGCGGCGGCGTGGGGGCCGCTGCTGTACCTCGGGGTGGCGGCCACGGCGGCGACGACGCTGCTGCAGACGATCGGTCAGCGGAGCGTGAGCGCGGCCGAGGCGAGCCTGATCTACGCGCTGGAGCCCGTGACGGCCACGGCGTTCAGTTTCGTGATGATTGGCGAGCAGGTGGGATGGCGGGGTGCGCTGGGTGGGGCGCTGGTGGTGGTGGCGACCGTCCTGAGCCAGCGGGCCGACGCGCCACATGCCGAGACGCCGTCGGTGCAGGTCGAGTGA
- a CDS encoding DUF6923 family protein: MSSPRSRSARSLPRLLTALTALGVSVAGAQVTFPVQQNFKTNTAPGWTLGGNATLTSGGADASGDGWLRLTTNGNNQTGYALLNNAFSATQGVVVDFDFASWGGSGADGISFFLFDGATITPRIGAFGGSLGYAQKTAASGAVPSDIPGVANGFIGIGIDEYGNYSNPTEGRSLGPGFVQDAVAIRGPGNGAATTDYQYVTGAAVPFTLDITGTTTRPLQTGSNFRHARLIIQPNRSTTVQITNGQNAPTTIINNYAYAYAAPSTLKLGFGASTGGLTNFHEIRNVSITQPTDLKITKTDNSATAYAGGPIAYTITVTNAGQNTVPGAVLTDVVPATITGVTWTCAASSGSSCAAASGSGNNITTTSTLTAGGTATYTVQGTVSASASGTLSNTATVTAPNSHTDLDAGNNSATDTSAVTSAGTPYSCDARFYQLRVDASGTTSNLYLLDRRNLSSGGTSQWTTGFGTPLNALGFNDADGYFYALNITPFTSGAPYRLYRLGRNGAVEFYSTTLPAGGNIAAATVDAAGVMYIHKQGAETALYRIQLPTSVGGAANMMAPLTLTQSTAIFDLAFNPVDGFLYGVLSPGGALKINVANGQTTTLGSFAAVNATNAIGSAFFDVSGALYAYQNGGTYGLINTSNGTFTALATAIQASQSDGASCVFPDNRMDVVKSAGTVTAISTRTFDVPYTVTVKNTGPVTNPNVQVTENLRATFSAGTPALSLVAGPTVTSGTLTAQSAFDGTSNFALFNGSGSLAPGASATVTFTVRVAYPDTASVPASTAQQNNTVYASTAGTANAGHTFVSGTPVPPVDLLATDTSTNSSAVPTTANSDTPSATPVTLPDVTDLSIDKAGAAFAKSGDAIVYTLTVTNSGPRGATAVSVTDALPVGLTYVSSSPAATVSGQTLTWTLGTLAVSDTRTITVTASAPNETTLVSTAAARNLTNTATVSTMTAEPNTSNNTDAVTTQMIAAKLTKSVQNVTQKSAVGTAVGGLPGDVLEYCIAFQNIGGVALPNFLLTDDVPGNTAAQTNGYDQEPTAVPGSGVKLTRSATTYLTSSAADTDAGSLSTTAGQYGQGTLRVTLGSLAVGEQGSACFRTVIR; encoded by the coding sequence ATGAGTTCACCCCGATCCCGCTCAGCCCGTTCCCTGCCCCGACTGCTGACGGCCCTGACTGCGCTGGGCGTCAGTGTGGCAGGGGCGCAGGTCACTTTTCCGGTTCAGCAGAACTTCAAGACCAACACCGCGCCCGGCTGGACGTTGGGCGGTAACGCCACCCTGACAAGTGGTGGCGCCGACGCCAGCGGCGACGGCTGGCTCCGCCTGACCACCAACGGCAACAACCAGACCGGGTACGCCCTGCTGAACAATGCGTTTTCGGCCACCCAGGGTGTCGTGGTGGATTTCGACTTCGCGTCCTGGGGTGGCAGCGGTGCAGACGGCATCAGCTTCTTCCTGTTCGACGGCGCGACCATCACGCCACGCATCGGGGCGTTCGGCGGTTCGCTCGGGTACGCGCAGAAGACCGCAGCGTCCGGCGCCGTACCCAGCGACATTCCCGGAGTGGCCAACGGATTTATCGGCATTGGCATCGACGAGTACGGCAACTACTCAAACCCGACCGAAGGCCGCTCCCTGGGGCCCGGCTTCGTCCAGGACGCCGTCGCTATCCGCGGACCAGGCAACGGCGCCGCGACCACCGATTACCAGTACGTGACCGGCGCCGCGGTTCCATTCACGCTGGACATCACCGGTACCACGACTCGGCCGTTGCAGACTGGCTCTAATTTCCGGCACGCCCGCCTGATCATCCAGCCCAACCGCAGCACCACGGTGCAGATCACGAACGGCCAGAATGCACCGACCACCATCATCAACAATTACGCGTACGCGTACGCGGCGCCCAGCACCCTGAAGCTGGGGTTCGGTGCGTCCACGGGCGGCCTGACCAACTTTCACGAGATTCGCAACGTCAGCATCACGCAACCCACGGACCTGAAGATCACCAAGACCGATAACTCCGCCACGGCCTACGCCGGCGGGCCCATCGCCTACACGATCACGGTGACGAATGCCGGGCAGAACACGGTCCCCGGGGCTGTCCTGACCGATGTCGTTCCCGCCACGATCACGGGCGTGACCTGGACCTGCGCGGCCTCCAGCGGGAGCAGTTGCGCCGCTGCTTCGGGCAGTGGCAACAACATCACCACCACCTCCACCCTGACCGCCGGAGGCACCGCCACGTACACCGTTCAGGGCACCGTGTCGGCCTCCGCCAGCGGCACGCTGTCCAACACGGCGACAGTCACGGCCCCAAATTCCCACACGGATTTGGATGCAGGCAACAACTCCGCCACGGACACGAGCGCCGTCACTTCGGCTGGAACGCCCTACAGTTGCGACGCCCGCTTCTACCAGCTGCGGGTGGACGCCAGCGGAACCACCTCCAACCTGTACCTGCTGGACCGGCGCAACCTGTCGTCCGGAGGGACCTCCCAGTGGACGACTGGATTCGGCACTCCCCTGAATGCGCTGGGATTCAATGATGCGGACGGCTACTTCTATGCCCTGAACATTACTCCATTTACCTCTGGCGCCCCCTACCGGCTATACCGTCTGGGCCGCAACGGTGCGGTCGAATTCTACTCGACCACCTTGCCTGCCGGCGGCAACATCGCGGCCGCGACCGTGGACGCTGCCGGCGTGATGTACATCCACAAGCAAGGGGCAGAGACAGCGCTGTACCGCATTCAGCTGCCCACCAGTGTGGGCGGTGCAGCCAACATGATGGCCCCGCTGACGCTCACTCAGTCAACTGCGATCTTTGACCTGGCCTTCAACCCGGTGGATGGTTTCCTGTATGGCGTCCTGTCGCCGGGTGGTGCCCTGAAGATCAACGTAGCGAACGGTCAAACCACCACCCTGGGAAGCTTCGCCGCCGTGAACGCCACCAACGCCATAGGCAGTGCCTTCTTCGACGTCAGCGGCGCCCTGTACGCCTACCAGAACGGGGGAACCTACGGTCTGATCAACACCAGCAACGGGACCTTCACTGCCTTGGCGACAGCCATTCAGGCCAGTCAGTCCGATGGAGCGTCGTGCGTCTTTCCGGACAACCGGATGGACGTGGTGAAATCCGCAGGGACTGTCACGGCGATCAGTACCAGAACCTTCGACGTGCCCTACACCGTCACGGTCAAGAACACGGGCCCGGTCACCAACCCGAATGTGCAGGTCACGGAGAACCTCAGGGCCACCTTCAGCGCGGGCACCCCTGCCCTGAGCCTTGTGGCCGGGCCGACCGTGACCAGCGGAACGCTCACGGCGCAGTCAGCGTTCGACGGCACATCCAATTTCGCCCTGTTCAACGGCTCCGGCTCACTGGCGCCGGGAGCCAGCGCCACCGTGACCTTCACCGTCCGGGTTGCCTACCCCGACACGGCCAGCGTGCCTGCCAGTACCGCCCAGCAGAACAACACGGTGTACGCCAGCACGGCCGGTACGGCCAATGCCGGGCACACCTTCGTCAGTGGAACGCCGGTTCCACCGGTCGACCTGCTCGCCACGGACACCTCCACCAACAGCAGCGCGGTCCCCACCACGGCCAACAGTGATACCCCCTCCGCGACGCCCGTCACGCTCCCTGACGTGACTGACCTCAGCATTGACAAGGCGGGCGCCGCCTTCGCAAAAAGCGGCGATGCCATCGTGTATACCCTGACCGTCACCAACAGCGGACCCAGAGGAGCAACCGCCGTGTCCGTCACCGATGCGCTTCCGGTGGGACTCACGTACGTCAGTAGCAGTCCCGCGGCCACAGTCAGTGGTCAGACGCTGACGTGGACGCTCGGTACCCTGGCGGTCAGTGACACGCGGACGATCACCGTGACGGCCAGTGCCCCCAACGAGACCACACTGGTCAGCACGGCGGCAGCGCGGAATCTGACCAACACCGCCACGGTCAGCACCATGACCGCAGAGCCCAACACCAGCAACAATACCGACGCAGTGACCACACAGATGATCGCGGCGAAGCTGACCAAATCGGTGCAGAACGTGACCCAGAAGTCAGCGGTTGGGACGGCTGTTGGGGGCCTACCCGGTGACGTTCTGGAGTACTGCATCGCCTTCCAGAACATCGGTGGGGTGGCCCTGCCGAACTTCCTGCTGACGGATGACGTACCGGGGAACACCGCCGCGCAGACGAACGGATACGACCAGGAACCGACCGCCGTCCCCGGCAGTGGCGTGAAGTTGACGCGCAGTGCGACGACGTACCTGACGAGCAGCGCGGCGGACACCGATGCCGGTAGTCTGAGCACCACCGCGGGACAGTACGGGCAGGGCACCTTGCGGGTGACGCTGGGTTCACTGGCCGTCGGAGAGCAGGGCAGTGCGTGTTTCCGCACCGTGATCCGCTGA
- a CDS encoding DUF11 domain-containing protein, whose amino-acid sequence MQPDFKRFATTLSALLAASVPAGAQDISTSLPLTSVGDRLMWTVGDQDLLLDVPLAGPVRLELYSPRLDPADYRADTYYGDEQYDAGRSPVTTTFSVLREDGSTLLTRTFTPGDHDWATLLNQDLPAGRYRLRAATSGNGKNTFAIRLAGVSAEVNADQLSVNVHSRDWVAAVNVHTDGHAHMLRLYDGDGPKELEARLRDAEGNLYPLTVSADLQATDLPLPARPGRYTVELRQPATARQFSNTVGFSLLRDGAPSPITVARVDQTGTLGVRAELVLPGERRPTRAQVTAGPTPLDVDGQLDQRVAPGTYTVTAAPVPGAQVSVSGPVTVPALGRADAVVQVRPSVDLTLSADKLDVCQGDTVTLRAQASTAFTGELPLNLTLSGANQTDPLDLTGTLSAATPGELTLTTTATQPGPLTFTARLAPWDMERQVQVNVRPERTTLHLQRDMPGSATLGETVTVALRVTNTGPDAQDFDLTEQVPAGLQVTDPTHLSGTLAPGETRTLSYRATVQTPGPLTATAQLQAQGCEAPQSSAGTLTAQAPTPATPPQQQRSSNVSLPFDAPGQASEIVIAHTPPTGAEYVPGSARLNGAPLPDPRRGASGTLYWTLPGPARLTGAALRGTVTYDLTHSGPLAELPAPALLARFTGDRSEVLQGRLNDADLNAARTLTSDQAAPTENAGAIKFPLQGTLIRIRDRINVTVEVPLDGPVNLLVNGQPVGEDRIGETTTDPGQGIRRLTFIGVPLKPGANTLHLGPDTVTVHLVGATTRIEITPINLTADGASPLRLKVRTLDASGNLTTQDSVTLRSTIDPIQGGANSATGTYTLPLQNGEGELTLQPQSTPTTLKLQIIQGQDVRPYTFDVTPGSSRVGVGLLSATLALDGQLNVADDLTWQARATYEGPLAGGKLYVAADRNGLPTEQDTLRRFSTFGDASTQTTPLQGIDPVAIRYDHPSFRAEYRTSSLPIDVLPVGEQLTALTVTSKSTPQVSGFVALVPEDRAQDTLTPERTRLLRLTRGDIAPGSDTLIVTTLERDTGKVLRQVTLQRNVDYILDHRTGIITLARALDDLDPAGNDIRVQATYRLNNPLAQRTLAYGAQVKYQTEQVSVGVAAVSLDGTVTTGARATYDNGTTRTDGLLAYAGGLQASADFSTKLGSSAIQARVRYQDGHYQGLAPITPGLTASATLSTQHTTQLSNSVQADYHNTLGTAPTDTQGGSVTARADYRAAPFSVGAGLKYAYGDQYGLGAVLSAGYHKAPFDVDLTHTQPLTGSAGGNLDPITTISTRYAVTDAITLGLTDEINWKTGQRATLTLDTRVGSANYQVAYDLPTASGQGNRARFGVTTTVPLTTQLTAGVRASATYDLQTRTPELGAGLDLNYKTQTLSATTGADLTYTNKGFGVVLRGGISGSLSDHLTLTADGLVEFGAGKNGQRAALGFAYRNRTVNALGSVRYVNGTLAGNQPELSSNLAAEYRQPTWAVRAALDTRTLLNDTGSFTAQLGLNGTYYVTDRVSVGAWGRVITQPGSQTTQLGYGLEASYRALPGTWITAGYNPQGFTGLGGPDTRRGAYIRLDLTLDETLGK is encoded by the coding sequence GTGCAACCGGACTTCAAGCGTTTCGCCACGACCCTCTCGGCCCTGCTGGCCGCGAGCGTCCCGGCGGGCGCGCAGGACATCAGCACCAGCCTGCCCCTGACCTCCGTCGGGGACCGGCTGATGTGGACGGTCGGGGACCAGGACCTGCTCCTGGACGTCCCTCTGGCCGGTCCCGTCCGGTTGGAACTGTACAGCCCCCGCCTGGACCCCGCCGACTACCGCGCCGACACCTACTACGGAGACGAGCAGTACGACGCCGGCCGCAGCCCCGTGACCACCACCTTCAGCGTGCTGCGCGAGGACGGCAGCACCCTGCTGACCCGCACCTTCACGCCCGGTGACCACGACTGGGCCACCCTGCTCAACCAGGACCTGCCCGCCGGACGCTACCGCCTGCGCGCCGCCACCAGCGGCAACGGCAAGAACACCTTCGCCATCCGCCTGGCGGGCGTCAGTGCTGAAGTGAACGCCGATCAGCTGAGCGTGAACGTGCACTCCCGCGACTGGGTGGCGGCCGTGAACGTCCACACCGACGGCCACGCCCACATGCTGCGCCTGTACGACGGCGACGGCCCCAAGGAACTCGAAGCCCGCCTGCGCGACGCCGAAGGCAACCTGTACCCCCTGACCGTCAGCGCCGACCTGCAGGCCACCGATCTGCCCCTGCCCGCCCGCCCCGGCCGCTACACGGTCGAACTGCGCCAGCCGGCCACCGCGCGGCAGTTCAGCAACACGGTCGGCTTCAGCCTGCTGCGCGACGGCGCGCCGTCCCCTATCACGGTGGCCCGCGTCGACCAGACCGGCACGCTGGGCGTCCGCGCCGAACTGGTCCTGCCGGGCGAACGCCGCCCCACCCGCGCGCAGGTCACGGCCGGACCCACCCCGCTGGACGTCGACGGGCAACTGGACCAGCGGGTCGCGCCGGGCACGTACACCGTGACGGCCGCCCCCGTCCCCGGCGCGCAGGTCAGCGTCAGCGGTCCCGTCACGGTGCCCGCCCTGGGCCGCGCCGACGCCGTCGTGCAGGTCCGGCCCAGCGTGGACCTGACCCTGAGCGCCGACAAGCTGGACGTCTGCCAGGGCGACACCGTCACCCTGCGCGCCCAGGCCAGCACCGCCTTCACCGGCGAGCTGCCCCTGAACCTCACGCTCAGCGGCGCGAACCAGACCGATCCGCTCGACCTGACCGGCACGCTCAGCGCCGCCACGCCCGGCGAACTAACCCTCACCACCACGGCCACGCAACCCGGCCCGCTGACCTTCACCGCGCGCCTGGCCCCCTGGGACATGGAACGGCAGGTGCAGGTCAACGTCCGGCCCGAACGGACCACGCTGCACCTGCAGCGCGACATGCCCGGCAGCGCCACACTCGGCGAGACCGTCACGGTCGCTCTGCGCGTCACGAACACCGGCCCCGACGCGCAGGACTTCGACCTGACCGAACAGGTCCCCGCCGGCCTGCAGGTCACCGACCCCACCCACCTCAGCGGCACCCTCGCGCCCGGCGAGACCCGCACCCTCAGCTACCGCGCGACCGTCCAGACCCCCGGCCCGCTGACCGCGACCGCCCAGCTGCAGGCGCAGGGCTGCGAAGCCCCGCAGAGCAGCGCCGGCACGCTGACCGCCCAGGCCCCCACCCCCGCCACCCCCCCGCAGCAGCAGCGCAGCAGCAACGTCTCGCTGCCCTTCGACGCGCCCGGTCAGGCCAGCGAGATCGTCATCGCGCACACCCCGCCCACCGGCGCCGAGTACGTGCCCGGCAGCGCCCGCCTGAACGGCGCGCCCCTGCCCGACCCCCGCCGGGGCGCCAGCGGCACCCTGTACTGGACCCTGCCCGGCCCCGCCCGCCTGACCGGCGCGGCCCTGCGCGGCACCGTCACCTACGACCTGACCCACAGCGGCCCGCTGGCCGAACTGCCCGCCCCGGCCCTGCTGGCGCGCTTCACCGGCGACCGCAGTGAGGTTCTGCAGGGCCGCCTGAACGACGCGGACCTGAACGCCGCCCGCACCCTGACCAGTGACCAGGCCGCCCCGACCGAAAACGCCGGCGCCATCAAATTCCCCCTGCAGGGCACCCTGATCCGCATCCGCGACCGCATCAACGTCACCGTGGAAGTCCCACTCGACGGTCCCGTGAACCTGCTGGTGAACGGACAGCCCGTCGGCGAGGACCGCATCGGCGAGACCACCACCGACCCCGGCCAGGGCATCCGCCGCCTGACCTTCATCGGCGTGCCCCTGAAACCCGGCGCGAACACCCTGCACCTCGGCCCCGACACCGTCACCGTGCACCTCGTCGGCGCGACCACCCGCATCGAGATCACGCCCATCAACCTGACCGCCGACGGCGCCAGCCCCCTGCGCCTGAAGGTCCGCACGCTCGACGCCAGCGGCAACCTGACCACCCAGGACAGCGTCACCCTCCGCAGCACCATCGACCCCATCCAGGGCGGTGCCAACAGCGCCACCGGCACCTACACCCTGCCCCTGCAGAACGGCGAAGGCGAACTGACCCTGCAGCCCCAGTCCACGCCTACCACCCTGAAACTTCAGATCATCCAGGGACAGGACGTCAGGCCCTACACCTTCGACGTGACCCCCGGTAGCAGCCGCGTCGGCGTGGGCCTGCTCAGCGCCACCCTGGCCCTCGACGGACAGCTGAACGTTGCCGACGACCTGACCTGGCAGGCCCGCGCCACCTACGAAGGCCCCCTGGCCGGCGGCAAACTGTACGTCGCGGCCGACAGAAACGGCCTGCCCACCGAGCAGGACACCCTGCGCCGCTTCTCCACCTTCGGAGACGCCAGCACCCAGACCACCCCCCTGCAGGGCATCGACCCGGTCGCCATCCGCTACGACCACCCCAGCTTCCGCGCCGAGTACCGCACCAGCAGCCTCCCCATCGACGTCCTGCCCGTCGGCGAGCAGCTCACCGCACTGACCGTCACCAGCAAGAGCACCCCCCAGGTCAGCGGCTTCGTCGCCCTCGTCCCCGAAGACCGCGCCCAGGACACCCTGACCCCCGAACGCACCCGTCTGCTGCGCCTCACCCGCGGCGACATCGCCCCCGGCAGCGACACCCTGATCGTCACCACCCTGGAACGCGACACCGGAAAGGTCCTGCGTCAGGTCACCCTGCAGCGCAACGTCGACTACATCCTCGACCACCGCACCGGCATCATCACCCTCGCCCGCGCCCTCGACGACCTCGACCCCGCAGGCAACGACATCCGCGTGCAGGCCACCTACCGCCTCAACAACCCCCTCGCGCAGCGCACCCTCGCCTACGGCGCCCAGGTCAAATACCAGACCGAACAGGTCAGCGTCGGCGTGGCCGCCGTCAGCCTGGACGGCACCGTCACCACTGGCGCCCGCGCCACCTACGACAACGGCACCACCCGCACCGACGGCCTCCTCGCCTACGCCGGCGGCCTGCAGGCCAGCGCCGACTTCAGCACCAAACTCGGCAGCAGCGCCATCCAGGCCCGCGTCCGCTACCAGGACGGCCACTACCAGGGCCTGGCGCCCATCACCCCCGGCCTGACCGCCAGCGCCACCCTCAGCACCCAGCACACCACCCAGCTCAGCAACAGCGTCCAGGCCGACTACCACAACACCCTGGGCACCGCCCCCACCGACACGCAGGGCGGCAGCGTCACCGCCCGCGCCGACTACCGCGCCGCCCCCTTCAGCGTCGGCGCCGGCCTGAAATACGCCTACGGCGACCAGTACGGCCTCGGCGCCGTCCTCAGCGCCGGGTACCACAAGGCCCCCTTCGACGTGGACCTCACCCACACCCAACCCCTCACCGGCAGCGCCGGAGGGAACCTCGACCCCATCACCACCATCAGCACCCGCTACGCCGTCACCGACGCCATCACCCTCGGCCTGACCGACGAGATCAACTGGAAAACCGGCCAGCGCGCCACCCTCACCCTCGACACCCGCGTCGGCAGCGCCAACTACCAGGTCGCCTACGACCTGCCCACCGCCAGCGGCCAGGGCAACCGCGCCCGTTTCGGCGTCACCACCACCGTCCCCCTCACCACCCAGCTCACCGCCGGCGTCCGCGCCAGCGCCACCTACGACCTCCAGACCCGCACCCCCGAACTCGGCGCCGGCCTCGACCTGAACTACAAAACCCAGACCCTCAGCGCCACCACCGGCGCCGACCTCACCTACACCAACAAGGGATTCGGCGTCGTCCTGCGCGGCGGCATCAGCGGCAGCCTCAGCGACCACCTCACCCTGACCGCCGACGGCCTCGTCGAATTCGGCGCCGGCAAGAACGGCCAGCGCGCCGCGCTGGGCTTCGCCTACCGCAACCGCACCGTCAACGCCCTGGGCAGCGTCCGCTACGTCAACGGCACCCTCGCCGGCAACCAACCCGAACTGAGCAGCAACCTCGCCGCCGAATACCGACAGCCCACCTGGGCCGTCCGCGCCGCCCTCGACACCCGCACCCTCCTGAACGACACCGGCAGCTTCACCGCGCAACTCGGCCTGAACGGCACCTACTACGTCACCGACCGCGTCAGCGTCGGCGCCTGGGGCCGCGTCATCACCCAGCCCGGCAGCCAGACCACCCAGCTCGGCTACGGCCTGGAAGCCAGCTACCGCGCCCTGCCCGGCACTTGGATCACCGCCGGGTACAACCCCCAGGGCTTCACCGGCCTGGGCGGACCCGACACCCGCCGGGGCGCCTACATCCGACTCGACCTGACCCTCGACGAGACCCTGGGCAAGTGA